A genomic stretch from Solanum stenotomum isolate F172 chromosome 8, ASM1918654v1, whole genome shotgun sequence includes:
- the LOC125873913 gene encoding uncharacterized mitochondrial protein AtMg00810-like: MGTVRTIISVAASKDWSLFQMDAISRAHTTIIYSLSIVVLLIYVDDILLTRSSHRLINDAKQYLYSQFKVKDLGELKYFQWIDVLRSQHRILMNQRKYALEVILDVGLAGSKPVHTPLEPNIKLTSVEHDKCTGVQDDPLFKDMSRYQKPIGKLIYVTITRPYICFVVQLLSLFMQHPKQSHCMAALRVMRYVKGSPGLGIFLRKGPIDNLVVHCDSDWAACPNTRRSVTCFVLQLGTSLISWKSKKQQTVSCSSVEEEYRSMAAAVAEVIWMVGLLKDLCVEVSTLIQFYCDSKNPM, from the exons ATGGGGACAGTTAGAACAATTATAAGTGTAGCAGCTTCTAAGGATTGGAGCCTTTTTCAGATGGAT GCTATAAGCAGAGCTCACACTACTATTATTTATTCACTAAGCATTGTGGTGCTACTGatttatgtggatgatataCTACTTACAAGGAGCAGTCACAGACTTATTAATGATGCAAAACAATACTTGTACAGTCAGTTCAAGGTCAAGGACCTAGGGGAGTTGAAGTACTTCCAATGGATTGATGTTTTGAGGTCTCAACATAGGATTTTGATGAATCAGAGGAAGTATGCATTGGAGGTTATATTAGATGTAGGACTAGCAGGATCCAAACCTGTGCACACACCACTAGAGCCTAATATTAAGCTTACCTCAGTGGAGCATGATAAATGTACAGGAGTCCAGGATGATCCATTGTTTAAAGACATGAGCAGATATCAAAAGCCTATTGGGAAGTTGATTTACGTAACAATTACTAGGCCATACATTTGTTTTGTTGTTCAGTTGCTAAGCTTGTTCATGCAGCATCCTAAGCAATCACATTGCATGGCAGCATTGAGGGTGATGAGATATGTAAAAGGGTCACCAGGATTAGGAATATTTCTAAGAAAAGGTCCTATAGATAACTTGGTGGTGCATTGTGATTCAGATTGGGCTGCTTGTCCCAATACAAGAAGATCAGTCACATGTTTTGTCTTGCAATTAGGGACTTCATTGATTTCTTGGAAGTCCAAGAAGCAACAAACAGTAAGTTGCAGCTCAGTAGAAGAAGAATATCGCAGCATGGCTGCTGCAGTTGCTGAAGTCATTTGGATGGTTGGATTGCTGAAGGACTTATGTGTGGAAGTGTCAACTCTTATACAATTCTATTGTGATAGCAAAAACCCTATGTAG